The following are from one region of the Candidatus Eisenbacteria bacterium genome:
- a CDS encoding lysophospholipase, producing the protein MRAPGSGFSPPPEDSCIVGPCADTRRYRGGDLLETTSRDTWFEVPGGQLFARAWGDDASAPAVGIIHGLGDHSGRWERVGRTLAARGFAACALDLPGHGRSEGKRGHLRSWDDYRVAVTRWMEMLREQEGERRWALLAHSMGALVALDWALRNPGSIDALVLSAPPFELSLRPAALKVHAARLIGLLWPAFTQGNQIPPSLLTHDPEVIRAHRADPYVHFRISARLFLELQSIRRSLAKAAGTLSIPTLLIQGQADPVTSCVGSALWARAAKPGRVTYREYPGLFHEVLNEPEGPAILEEVVAWLERTLGRPRHGEPAPSNTPTASFHPR; encoded by the coding sequence ATTCGGGCGCCGGGGTCCGGATTCTCGCCGCCCCCGGAGGATTCCTGTATTGTGGGACCGTGCGCCGACACGCGCCGGTACCGTGGAGGGGATTTGCTCGAAACAACGTCCCGTGACACATGGTTCGAGGTGCCCGGGGGTCAGCTCTTCGCGCGCGCGTGGGGAGACGACGCTTCGGCCCCCGCGGTTGGGATCATCCACGGCCTGGGCGACCATTCGGGGCGCTGGGAGCGGGTCGGCCGGACGCTCGCGGCGCGTGGATTTGCGGCCTGCGCGCTCGATCTGCCGGGCCACGGGCGATCGGAGGGAAAACGCGGACACCTCCGCTCCTGGGACGATTACCGGGTGGCGGTCACGCGCTGGATGGAAATGCTCCGCGAACAGGAAGGCGAGCGGCGCTGGGCGCTCTTGGCGCACAGCATGGGCGCGCTCGTCGCGCTCGATTGGGCCCTCCGGAACCCGGGCTCCATCGACGCCCTCGTTCTCTCGGCCCCCCCGTTCGAGCTGTCGCTCCGCCCGGCCGCGCTCAAGGTTCACGCCGCGCGCCTGATCGGGCTTTTGTGGCCGGCGTTCACTCAGGGAAATCAAATTCCGCCGTCGCTCCTCACGCACGACCCGGAAGTGATCCGTGCGCACCGCGCGGACCCGTACGTCCATTTCCGGATCAGCGCGCGGCTCTTTCTGGAGCTGCAATCGATCCGCCGCTCGCTCGCCAAGGCCGCCGGGACGCTCTCGATCCCGACCCTGCTCATCCAGGGGCAGGCCGATCCCGTGACGAGCTGCGTGGGATCCGCGCTGTGGGCCCGGGCCGCGAAGCCGGGCAGGGTGACCTACCGGGAGTACCCGGGGCTTTTTCACGAGGTTCTGAACGAGCCCGAGGGTCCGGCGATCTTGGAAGAGGTCGTGGCCTGGCTCGAGCGGACCCTGGGACGGCCGCGTCACGGGGAGCCCGCGCCCAGCAACACCCCCACGGCGTCCTTCCATCCGCGATAG
- a CDS encoding glycerol-3-phosphate dehydrogenase/oxidase gives MTYDLLVVGGGIQGAAVARDAALRGLRVLLLERGDLASGTSSRSSKLIHGGIRYLETGQFRLVREALRERSLLLELAPEYVRPLPFLIPHYRGEGRSRLAVRAGLALYAALAGRHPLADHGTVGAAEALALEPALRPEGLLGGSLYWDAQMDDALLCVAVALDAERGGATLHTYTELVSLVPEGSGWRGRFRHVDTGEEGEAEAHSVVNAAGPWAGEVRALVSPFPRTGIRRTRGTHIVLPGFTRERALLLSARRDGRVFFVLPWGDYSLVGTTDVDDAEAPERVRPRPEDIRYLLEETARVLPRHTAARPLRAFAGVRSLAQGSAIRPWTNSREHRILEEGSMLTLIGGKYTTHRSMAERVVDRVARRAGIRAGPCRTGITPLPAGRAQRIATLAARYPGQLKAAGPLEISEAEAVHAVQAERVRHLEDVLERRTRLWLGSEAMRRAAGPVAGWMAPHLGWDDGARAREVSRVVDALDEESEIVEAARNAPGEAG, from the coding sequence GTGACATACGACCTCCTCGTCGTGGGGGGCGGCATCCAAGGCGCCGCGGTCGCAAGGGACGCGGCCCTTCGCGGGCTTCGCGTGCTCCTCCTCGAGCGGGGCGATCTCGCCTCGGGGACCAGCAGCCGTTCCTCCAAGTTGATCCACGGCGGCATCCGCTATCTGGAGACCGGCCAGTTTCGCCTGGTCCGGGAGGCGCTGCGCGAGAGATCGCTCCTGTTGGAGCTGGCACCCGAATACGTCCGGCCGCTTCCCTTCCTGATTCCTCATTATCGAGGCGAGGGCCGATCGCGGCTCGCGGTCCGCGCGGGTCTCGCGCTCTACGCGGCCCTCGCGGGCAGGCATCCGCTTGCCGATCATGGCACCGTGGGTGCCGCCGAGGCGCTCGCGCTCGAGCCGGCCCTCCGGCCGGAAGGCCTCCTGGGCGGCTCGCTTTACTGGGACGCCCAAATGGACGACGCGCTCCTCTGCGTTGCCGTGGCCCTCGACGCGGAGCGGGGGGGAGCGACGCTCCACACCTACACGGAGCTCGTGAGCCTCGTCCCGGAGGGCTCGGGCTGGCGGGGGCGGTTTCGACATGTCGACACCGGAGAGGAAGGGGAGGCGGAGGCGCACTCGGTCGTGAACGCGGCCGGTCCCTGGGCAGGGGAGGTCCGCGCGCTCGTGAGCCCGTTCCCGCGCACCGGAATCCGCCGCACGCGCGGTACCCATATCGTCCTCCCGGGCTTCACGCGCGAGCGCGCGCTGCTCCTGTCCGCGCGCCGCGACGGACGCGTGTTCTTCGTCCTGCCTTGGGGGGACTATTCCCTCGTCGGGACGACCGACGTGGACGATGCCGAGGCTCCGGAGCGGGTCAGACCGCGCCCCGAGGACATACGCTACCTCCTCGAGGAGACGGCCCGGGTTCTGCCGCGGCACACGGCCGCCCGGCCGCTCCGCGCGTTCGCGGGGGTGCGCTCGCTGGCCCAAGGGAGCGCGATCCGTCCGTGGACCAACTCGCGCGAGCACAGGATCCTCGAGGAGGGATCGATGCTCACCCTGATCGGCGGGAAATATACGACGCACCGGAGCATGGCCGAGCGGGTCGTGGACCGCGTAGCGCGGAGAGCCGGGATCCGCGCCGGTCCGTGCCGGACCGGGATCACACCCCTCCCCGCGGGACGCGCGCAGAGGATCGCCACTCTTGCGGCCCGCTACCCGGGGCAGCTGAAGGCGGCCGGGCCGCTCGAAATCTCGGAGGCCGAGGCCGTGCACGCCGTCCAGGCGGAGCGCGTGCGGCATCTCGAAGACGTGCTCGAGCGCCGGACCCGGCTCTGGCTCGGCTCCGAGGCGATGCGCCGGGCGGCGGGGCCGGTCGCCGGCTGGATGGCGCCGCACCTGGGTTGGGATGATGGGGCCCGGGCCCGCGAGGTGAGCCGAGTCGTGGACGCGCTCGATGAGGAAAGCGAAATAGTCGAGGCCGCGCGGAACGCGCCGGGGGAGGCAGGGTGA
- a CDS encoding TolC family protein, protein MSRSERIAARRRLCWPALTLLFALAPHPAGAAVLLETNPDSTLTVTIQKIEGAPISLDEALRLALIQATRVREAEAAMRAARGALRHESGAFDPELFLDANRTGVEQPTASPFSGGAPLPSGATLVKTTQTQASTGARVTLPTGTELSASLLTTKRETNSTFSLLEPQYDTDGVLSVKQPLLKGFGPGTWGDRSAAAREFEAARARYEDAVLDVRAQVERAYWDLYAAVRDYGVQQIIRGRAKALLDETELRAGTGLVGPGAVANARVFLAQQEQAVLDGEETLDQVSDRVATLIGRRPEAGAARFKPTNEPPREFNVEPEESLVARVLRDSRELQSAERELAAARARTSSAWWNKLPALDLRGSMGGKGLSGTGRDFTNPFTGQPDRINLDGGFADTWSQVRKREFPTWSAGLSLSIPIGFRSGAGDHQRLRAEADQAEQQMIAMRRSLEERVRAGYRELVHASKRREAAQTGVNASLEQVRIGIVQYRNGKTTAFELTRVAADLATAQQRLSQALVRTAKAVADLKRLTSEGLSPTKTQ, encoded by the coding sequence ATGTCTCGTTCGGAACGAATCGCCGCGCGGCGTCGGCTCTGTTGGCCCGCGCTGACGCTTCTCTTCGCGCTCGCGCCGCACCCCGCGGGCGCGGCCGTCCTTCTCGAAACCAATCCCGACAGCACCCTCACGGTCACCATTCAAAAGATCGAAGGCGCCCCGATCTCGCTCGACGAAGCCTTGCGCCTCGCGTTGATCCAAGCCACGAGGGTCCGCGAGGCGGAAGCCGCGATGCGAGCCGCGCGCGGGGCGCTCCGGCACGAGAGCGGCGCCTTCGATCCGGAGCTTTTTCTCGACGCGAATCGCACCGGAGTCGAGCAACCGACCGCGTCCCCGTTTTCAGGGGGCGCGCCTCTGCCTTCCGGGGCGACGCTCGTCAAGACGACCCAGACCCAGGCCTCGACCGGGGCTCGGGTCACGCTGCCGACCGGCACCGAGCTATCGGCCTCGCTCCTGACGACGAAGCGTGAGACCAACTCCACGTTCTCTCTGCTCGAGCCGCAGTACGATACCGACGGCGTGCTGAGCGTGAAGCAGCCCCTCCTGAAGGGATTCGGACCGGGTACCTGGGGAGATCGCTCCGCGGCGGCCCGCGAGTTCGAAGCGGCCCGCGCGCGTTACGAAGATGCGGTTCTGGACGTGCGCGCTCAGGTGGAGCGCGCGTACTGGGATCTCTACGCGGCCGTACGCGACTACGGGGTCCAGCAGATCATCCGCGGCCGGGCCAAGGCTCTCCTCGACGAGACGGAGCTTCGGGCGGGGACGGGGCTCGTGGGGCCGGGCGCTGTCGCGAACGCACGGGTCTTCCTCGCGCAGCAGGAACAGGCGGTGCTCGATGGCGAGGAAACGCTCGACCAGGTCTCCGACCGGGTCGCGACCCTGATCGGCAGGCGCCCCGAGGCGGGCGCCGCGCGATTCAAACCCACCAACGAGCCGCCCCGGGAGTTCAACGTGGAGCCCGAGGAATCGCTCGTCGCGCGCGTCTTGCGCGACAGCCGGGAGCTCCAGAGCGCCGAGCGGGAGCTGGCCGCGGCGCGCGCGCGCACCTCGAGCGCATGGTGGAACAAGCTGCCGGCGCTCGATCTGAGAGGCTCGATGGGGGGGAAGGGGCTCTCGGGAACCGGGCGGGATTTCACCAACCCGTTCACGGGCCAACCCGACCGGATCAATCTCGACGGCGGGTTCGCCGACACGTGGAGCCAGGTCCGGAAGCGCGAATTCCCCACGTGGAGCGCGGGGCTATCGCTCAGCATTCCGATCGGCTTCCGGTCGGGGGCGGGGGACCACCAGCGCCTGCGGGCCGAGGCGGATCAGGCAGAGCAGCAGATGATCGCGATGAGGCGCTCGCTCGAAGAACGGGTGCGTGCGGGCTATCGCGAGCTGGTCCACGCGTCGAAACGGAGGGAGGCGGCGCAAACCGGCGTCAACGCCTCACTCGAGCAGGTGCGTATCGGGATCGTCCAGTACCGCAACGGAAAAACGACCGCCTTCGAGCTGACGCGCGTTGCCGCGGATCTGGCCACGGCGCAACAGCGGCTATCCCAGGCCCTCGTGCGGACCGCCAAGGCGGTTGCCGATTTGAAGCGTCTGACGTCGGAAGGGCTGTCTCCGACAAAAACCCAATGA
- a CDS encoding efflux RND transporter permease subunit: MKLSEVSIRRPVFATVMSLAIILFGVISFTRLPVREYPDIDPPIVSITTFYRGASPNVVETEVTDVLEEQLATLEGVKTIQSSSLEQGSSITVEFELSRNVEQAANDVRDKVARVRGQLPREADDPIVAKVDVNAQPIVWLALSSTSHNGLELTETAELVLKDRLQHVPGVGSIFIGGGRRYAMRVWLDPLRMASRGITTQDVERAIREENAEIPGGRVEGKGREFAVRTRGELTKPDEFASLVVSQSGNDVVRLGDVARVEVGPEDERTAVRWNGQQAVGLGIIKQSKASTLDVASGVRKILPELRQLIPPGMILDVAYDSSSFIQDSINEVSHTILIAMCLVVLVIIVFLKSFRATFIPAVAIPISIVGALAVAYFLGFTINILTLLSLVLAIGLVVDDAIVMLENVYRHLEMGKTRRQAALDGSKEIGFAIMATTISLVAVFVPVAFLQGTVGRLFNEFGITLAVAVLISGFVALSLTPMLTSRMLKPLHGGSDTWASRTFDAFFDWLNRFYDRVLRGALRHRGRVFGVAALLVLIAGAAFFFMRRELVPTEDRGIAFGIVIAPEGSTLLYTDRYMRQIESILLRLPERRGLFTATGLGFGGPGQVTNGFIFVNLKPRHERHKSQQQIVQELFPQLFSIPGVLAFVINPPSLGGRFSSSAVEYVLEADSYEELRQATATMMAKASQLAIGKPPKAFPYLINLDSDLKLNKPQLEISIDRDRAAGLGVSVTEIGTTLETLLGGREVTDFKRGSKQYHVIAQVPASGRATPDVIEEIYVRGNEGLVQLANVVKVKETVAPKELNHYNRVRSATISANLIPVVSLGQALDDLDRIAQADLPPTVRHELAGQSKEFRESSNSLYFLFLLAVVFIYLVLAAQFESFIHPLTILLSVPLAVVGALISLFVFGQSMNIFSQIGLIMLIGLVTKNSILIVEYSNQLRARGREVTEAVVEAAKIRLRPILMTSFATVFGILPIAIGFGAGAESRRPLGIAVVGGLIFSTFLTLLLVPSMYTLLARFSRAEGGEAAERAVATPAREQGAPEPEETLVAARTSK, from the coding sequence ATGAAGCTCAGCGAAGTCTCCATACGGCGCCCCGTCTTTGCGACGGTGATGAGCCTCGCGATCATCCTGTTCGGGGTGATTTCGTTCACGCGGCTCCCGGTACGCGAGTACCCGGACATCGACCCGCCGATCGTCTCGATCACGACGTTTTATCGCGGCGCGAGCCCGAACGTGGTCGAGACCGAGGTCACCGATGTTCTGGAAGAGCAGCTCGCGACGCTCGAGGGGGTGAAGACGATCCAATCCTCGAGCCTCGAGCAGGGCTCCAGCATCACCGTCGAATTCGAGCTGAGCCGAAACGTGGAGCAGGCTGCGAACGACGTGCGTGACAAGGTTGCGCGCGTGCGGGGCCAGCTCCCGAGGGAAGCGGACGACCCGATCGTCGCCAAGGTGGACGTGAACGCCCAGCCGATCGTGTGGCTCGCCCTTTCCAGCACGAGCCACAACGGTCTGGAGCTGACCGAGACCGCCGAGCTGGTCCTCAAAGATCGCCTCCAGCATGTTCCGGGAGTCGGATCGATCTTCATCGGCGGCGGGCGGCGCTACGCGATGCGCGTCTGGCTTGATCCGCTGCGGATGGCGAGCCGCGGAATTACCACGCAGGACGTGGAGCGCGCCATCCGGGAGGAAAACGCCGAAATCCCGGGGGGCCGGGTCGAGGGGAAAGGACGCGAGTTCGCGGTCCGGACGCGCGGGGAGCTGACCAAACCCGACGAGTTCGCGTCGCTCGTCGTCTCCCAGTCGGGCAACGACGTCGTTCGCCTCGGAGACGTAGCGAGGGTCGAAGTCGGTCCCGAGGACGAGCGGACCGCGGTCCGCTGGAACGGGCAGCAGGCGGTCGGGCTCGGAATCATCAAGCAATCCAAGGCGAGCACGCTGGATGTGGCGTCCGGAGTCCGGAAGATCTTGCCCGAGCTGAGGCAGTTGATTCCGCCCGGGATGATCCTCGACGTCGCCTACGATTCATCGAGCTTCATCCAGGATTCGATCAACGAGGTCTCGCATACGATCCTCATCGCGATGTGTCTCGTGGTGCTCGTGATCATCGTCTTCCTCAAGAGCTTCCGCGCCACGTTCATACCCGCGGTCGCGATCCCGATCTCGATTGTCGGCGCCCTGGCGGTGGCCTACTTCCTCGGATTCACCATCAACATCCTGACGCTCCTCTCGCTGGTTTTGGCGATCGGCCTCGTGGTGGACGACGCAATCGTCATGCTGGAGAACGTGTATCGCCATCTGGAAATGGGAAAAACCCGCAGGCAAGCGGCCCTCGATGGGTCGAAGGAGATCGGGTTCGCGATCATGGCGACGACGATCTCGCTCGTCGCGGTCTTCGTGCCGGTCGCTTTCCTCCAGGGGACGGTGGGACGGCTCTTCAACGAGTTTGGGATCACGCTGGCGGTCGCCGTGCTGATCTCCGGATTCGTCGCGCTCTCGCTCACGCCGATGCTCACCTCGCGGATGCTCAAGCCGCTCCACGGCGGATCCGACACGTGGGCGTCGCGGACCTTCGACGCCTTCTTTGACTGGTTGAACCGGTTCTACGATCGCGTGCTTCGTGGCGCCCTGCGTCACCGGGGGCGCGTGTTCGGTGTGGCGGCGCTCCTCGTCTTGATCGCGGGGGCCGCCTTCTTCTTCATGAGGCGCGAGCTGGTTCCGACCGAAGACCGCGGGATCGCATTCGGAATCGTGATCGCGCCCGAAGGCTCGACCCTTCTCTACACGGATCGCTACATGCGCCAGATCGAGTCGATTCTGCTCCGGCTTCCCGAGCGGAGGGGGCTGTTCACCGCCACCGGTTTGGGATTCGGGGGACCGGGCCAGGTGACCAACGGGTTCATTTTCGTGAATCTGAAGCCCCGGCATGAGCGGCACAAATCGCAGCAGCAGATCGTCCAGGAGCTTTTCCCGCAGCTCTTCTCGATACCGGGTGTCTTGGCGTTCGTGATCAACCCGCCTAGCCTCGGCGGAAGGTTCTCGTCCTCCGCAGTCGAATACGTTCTCGAAGCGGATAGCTACGAGGAGCTGCGGCAGGCGACCGCGACGATGATGGCGAAGGCTTCGCAACTCGCGATCGGGAAGCCGCCGAAGGCCTTTCCCTATCTGATCAACCTCGATTCCGACCTGAAGCTCAACAAGCCTCAGCTCGAGATCTCGATCGACCGCGACCGGGCCGCGGGGTTGGGTGTCTCGGTGACGGAAATCGGCACGACGCTCGAGACGTTGCTCGGCGGCCGCGAGGTCACCGATTTCAAGCGCGGGTCCAAGCAGTACCACGTGATCGCGCAGGTCCCCGCCTCCGGGCGCGCGACGCCCGACGTGATCGAGGAGATCTACGTACGGGGCAACGAGGGGCTGGTTCAGCTCGCAAATGTCGTGAAGGTGAAGGAGACCGTGGCCCCGAAGGAGCTCAACCACTACAACCGCGTCCGCTCGGCGACGATCAGCGCGAACCTGATCCCCGTTGTCTCCCTGGGACAAGCCCTGGATGACCTGGACAGGATCGCCCAGGCCGATTTGCCACCGACCGTCCGCCACGAGCTCGCCGGGCAGTCGAAGGAGTTCCGCGAATCGAGCAACAGCCTCTACTTCCTGTTTCTCCTCGCGGTGGTATTCATCTACCTCGTGCTCGCCGCCCAGTTCGAGAGCTTCATCCACCCGCTCACCATTCTCCTGTCCGTGCCGCTGGCCGTGGTCGGGGCCCTGATCTCGCTCTTCGTCTTTGGCCAGAGCATGAACATATTCTCGCAGATCGGGCTCATCATGCTCATCGGGCTCGTGACGAAAAATTCGATCCTGATTGTCGAGTACTCGAACCAGCTTCGAGCCAGGGGACGCGAGGTCACGGAGGCCGTCGTGGAGGCCGCGAAGATCCGGCTTCGTCCGATCCTCATGACCTCCTTCGCCACGGTATTCGGGATTCTGCCGATCGCGATCGGCTTCGGGGCCGGAGCGGAATCACGGCGTCCGCTGGGGATCGCGGTGGTAGGAGGACTTATCTTTTCGACCTTCCTCACCCTTCTCCTTGTTCCGTCCATGTACACCCTGCTGGCAAGGTTTTCCAGGGCCGAGGGAGGAGAGGCTGCGGAAAGGGCAGTCGCGACGCCCGCCCGAGAGCAGGGAGCACCCGAGCCCGAAGAGACGCTCGTCGCCGCAAGAACCTCGAAATGA
- a CDS encoding trypsin-like serine protease, with the protein MATQDDTRTLDAYSHAVVKAVERVSPSVVNIETRRAASQGQPVRDPRGLGGSASGFIFTPDGFILTNSHVVHGAESIHVTRADGQAREAQLVGDDPETDLAVVRIGPDSLVPASLGDSGAVRVGQVAIAIGNPYGFQTTVTTGVVSALGRSLRAQSGRLIDNIIQTDAALNPGNSGGPLVDSRGEVIGVNTAVIMPAQGLCFAIGINTAKFVAARLIRDGKVTRSYIGVGGQTVQVARRVARFHQLSVGSGVLVLSIEAGGPAERAGVRLGDIIVGFNSQPVRGIDDLQQMLTEQQVGVPSQIMVLRRTEKLDLEVRPGVSPSGTVAKG; encoded by the coding sequence ATGGCCACCCAGGACGATACCCGCACTCTGGACGCCTACTCGCACGCCGTGGTCAAGGCGGTGGAGCGCGTCAGCCCGTCGGTCGTGAACATCGAGACGAGGCGCGCGGCGTCTCAAGGGCAGCCGGTCCGGGACCCGCGCGGGCTCGGCGGCAGCGCCTCCGGTTTCATCTTCACTCCCGACGGCTTCATCCTCACGAATAGCCACGTCGTCCACGGCGCGGAATCCATCCACGTGACGCGCGCCGACGGACAGGCGCGCGAAGCCCAGCTCGTCGGCGACGATCCTGAAACGGACCTCGCGGTCGTGCGGATCGGGCCCGACTCGCTCGTTCCTGCCTCGCTCGGCGATTCCGGGGCCGTGCGCGTCGGCCAGGTCGCGATCGCGATCGGGAACCCGTACGGATTCCAGACCACCGTGACCACGGGGGTTGTGAGCGCATTGGGACGATCGCTGCGCGCGCAATCCGGACGCCTGATCGACAACATCATCCAGACCGACGCGGCGCTGAACCCGGGAAACTCGGGCGGCCCGCTCGTCGACTCGCGCGGCGAGGTAATCGGCGTGAACACCGCTGTGATCATGCCGGCCCAGGGGCTTTGCTTCGCAATCGGGATCAACACCGCGAAGTTCGTGGCGGCCCGCCTCATCCGCGACGGCAAGGTCACGCGGAGCTACATCGGGGTCGGCGGGCAGACCGTCCAGGTGGCGCGCCGGGTGGCGCGTTTTCATCAACTTTCCGTGGGGAGCGGAGTTTTGGTACTCTCTATTGAGGCGGGCGGGCCCGCCGAGCGAGCCGGCGTGCGGCTGGGCGACATCATCGTCGGCTTCAACAGCCAGCCCGTCAGGGGAATCGACGATCTGCAGCAGATGCTCACCGAGCAACAGGTGGGCGTCCCGTCGCAAATAATGGTTCTCAGGCGGACCGAGAAGCTCGACCTCGAGGTTCGGCCTGGAGTCTCCCCGAGCGGCACGGTCGCCAAGGGCTAG
- the glpK gene encoding glycerol kinase GlpK, with the protein MRAEFILAIDQGTTGTTVLAFDRAGSLRARGYAELPQHFPRPGWVEHRGEEIWGTTLRALRVALRPLGGARARIAAIGLTNQRETTLVWDRASSKPAAPAIVWQDRRTAERCAALKRAGNEAEVSRRTGLKLDPYFSGTKLEWLLRNVGGLRARARRGRLAFGTVDSWLLWRLTGGRAHATDATNASRTLLYDIRRHRWDPDLLRLFGVPDSMLPEVRPSRADFGVTRGVPGLPDDVPVLGIAGDQQAALFGQGCVEAGGLKNTYGTGCFLLLHTGSKLVRSRSGLLTTIACGPRGEPRYALEGSVFIAGAAIQWLRDGLGILKSAEQSEALARQVPDAGGTILVPAFAGLGAPYWRPEARGIWCGLTRGTTRAHLIRAALESIAYQSRDLVEAMERESGVGVRVLRVDGGASLNAFLMQFQADLLGIRIARPGLVETTALGAALLAGIGTGWWKRSTELRALRGGRREFRPRMRRAERDRLYRGWKDAVGVLLGAGSP; encoded by the coding sequence GTGAGAGCCGAATTCATTCTCGCGATAGACCAGGGCACCACGGGCACGACGGTACTCGCCTTCGACCGCGCGGGAAGCCTCCGCGCGCGCGGATACGCGGAGCTTCCGCAGCATTTCCCGCGCCCGGGCTGGGTGGAGCACCGCGGCGAGGAGATCTGGGGAACCACGCTGCGCGCGCTTCGCGTGGCGTTGAGACCGCTCGGAGGAGCGCGCGCGCGGATCGCGGCAATCGGGCTCACGAACCAACGCGAGACGACCTTGGTCTGGGACCGCGCGAGCTCGAAGCCGGCCGCGCCCGCGATCGTCTGGCAGGACCGCCGCACGGCGGAACGCTGCGCGGCCTTGAAGCGCGCCGGTAACGAGGCCGAGGTATCCCGCCGCACGGGTCTCAAGCTGGACCCCTACTTCTCGGGCACGAAGCTCGAGTGGCTGCTCCGAAACGTGGGGGGGCTCCGGGCCCGCGCGCGGCGAGGCCGCCTCGCCTTCGGCACCGTCGATTCGTGGCTCCTGTGGCGGCTCACCGGGGGGAGAGCCCACGCCACGGATGCCACCAATGCGAGTCGGACTCTTCTCTACGACATTCGCCGCCACCGGTGGGATCCCGACCTGCTTCGTCTCTTCGGGGTGCCCGATTCCATGCTTCCCGAAGTGCGCCCCTCGCGCGCCGACTTCGGCGTCACCCGTGGAGTTCCCGGGCTCCCCGACGACGTGCCGGTGCTCGGGATCGCGGGGGACCAGCAGGCGGCGCTCTTCGGGCAAGGCTGCGTCGAGGCGGGCGGACTCAAGAACACCTACGGGACGGGTTGCTTCCTCCTGCTCCACACCGGCTCCAAGCTCGTTCGGTCGCGGAGCGGGCTCCTGACAACGATTGCCTGCGGCCCGCGGGGCGAGCCGCGCTACGCGCTCGAGGGGAGCGTCTTCATCGCGGGCGCCGCGATTCAGTGGCTCCGCGACGGTTTGGGAATCTTGAAAAGCGCCGAGCAGAGCGAAGCGCTCGCCCGCCAGGTCCCCGACGCGGGAGGCACCATCCTCGTTCCGGCCTTCGCGGGCCTCGGCGCCCCCTACTGGAGACCCGAGGCGCGCGGGATCTGGTGCGGGTTGACGCGTGGCACGACCCGGGCGCATCTGATCCGCGCGGCGCTCGAATCGATCGCCTATCAGTCTCGAGATCTCGTCGAAGCGATGGAGCGCGAGTCGGGCGTAGGCGTGCGCGTGCTGCGGGTCGACGGCGGGGCGTCCCTCAACGCGTTTCTGATGCAATTTCAGGCGGACCTCCTGGGTATTCGCATCGCCCGGCCCGGCCTTGTCGAGACGACCGCGCTCGGCGCGGCGCTCCTCGCGGGAATCGGGACGGGATGGTGGAAGCGAAGCACGGAGCTCAGGGCCCTGAGAGGAGGCAGGCGCGAGTTTCGTCCGCGGATGCGGCGTGCCGAGCGCGATCGGCTCTATCGCGGATGGAAGGACGCCGTGGGGGTGTTGCTGGGCGCGGGCTCCCCGTGA
- a CDS encoding efflux RND transporter periplasmic adaptor subunit, translated as MRETESMIAPSTVTARLGRWARPAALILFISVAGCAGGGGAGGFRPPPMPVETASVIQEPVADRFEAVGTIEAADAITAVSEIDGLVVDLPFREGSTVERGGIIAQLDDAELRAEVERTEALRDQALNTYNRVEAVVNQGAGAQQDLDDAAAALKVAEANLALAKARLSKTRIVAPFAGILGARRVSPGAFIRAGQAITDLAKLDELRVNFSAPERYVPLLRRGAEVRISTTAYPGYELKGRVDVVEPVLDPGTRSARIVARLRNPGGRFRPGMSANVSAVLGQRPKALTIPSEAVFAEGDQSFAYVVKPDSTVTRSALTLGTRLSDAVEVVKGLEPGMMVVRTGHQKLFEGAKVIPVSSRPGGESGGVAQ; from the coding sequence ATGAGGGAGACTGAATCCATGATTGCCCCATCAACCGTCACGGCCCGGCTCGGGCGCTGGGCTCGACCGGCGGCTTTGATCCTCTTCATCAGCGTCGCAGGCTGCGCCGGAGGCGGAGGCGCGGGCGGCTTTCGGCCGCCGCCCATGCCGGTGGAGACAGCTTCGGTCATCCAGGAGCCCGTTGCGGATCGATTCGAGGCGGTCGGCACCATCGAAGCCGCGGACGCGATCACGGCCGTTTCGGAAATCGACGGCCTGGTCGTCGACCTTCCCTTCCGCGAAGGAAGCACCGTGGAACGCGGCGGGATCATCGCCCAGTTGGACGACGCCGAGCTGCGCGCCGAGGTCGAGCGCACGGAGGCGCTTCGCGACCAGGCCCTAAACACCTACAATCGGGTGGAGGCCGTCGTGAACCAGGGCGCCGGCGCCCAGCAAGATCTGGACGACGCCGCGGCGGCCCTCAAGGTGGCCGAAGCGAATCTCGCCCTCGCCAAGGCGCGGCTTTCGAAGACGAGGATCGTCGCCCCCTTCGCGGGAATCCTGGGCGCGCGCCGGGTGAGTCCGGGGGCGTTCATCCGCGCGGGCCAGGCGATCACCGACTTGGCGAAGCTCGACGAGCTGCGCGTGAATTTCTCGGCCCCGGAGCGATACGTTCCGCTGCTCCGGCGTGGGGCGGAAGTCAGGATATCGACGACCGCCTATCCCGGATACGAGCTCAAGGGCCGCGTCGACGTGGTCGAGCCCGTGCTCGATCCCGGCACGAGGAGCGCGCGCATCGTCGCGCGCCTGCGCAATCCGGGGGGCAGATTCCGGCCGGGCATGTCGGCCAACGTCTCGGCGGTGCTGGGTCAGCGCCCCAAGGCGCTCACGATCCCGAGCGAGGCGGTATTCGCGGAAGGGGACCAATCGTTCGCGTACGTCGTGAAGCCGGATAGCACCGTGACCCGCAGCGCGCTCACGCTGGGGACGCGGCTTTCCGACGCCGTCGAGGTGGTGAAGGGCCTGGAGCCCGGCATGATGGTCGTCCGCACCGGGCACCAGAAGCTCTTCGAAGGAGCGAAGGTGATCCCCGTCTCGAGCCGGCCCGGCGGTGAGAGCGGAGGAGTGGCTCAATGA